The Dromaius novaehollandiae isolate bDroNov1 chromosome 5, bDroNov1.hap1, whole genome shotgun sequence genome window below encodes:
- the TMEM258 gene encoding transmembrane protein 258: protein MATNSSPGGSRHAPRRALPLPGRGTGGGRERRESGRRVFVLPGAALRGEVMELEAMSRYTSPVNPAVFPHLTVVLLAIGMFFTAWFFVYEVTSTKYTRDIYKELLISLVASLFMGFGVLFLLLWVGIYV, encoded by the exons ATGGCGACGAACTCCTCCCCTGGAGGCTCCCGGCatgccccgcgccgcgcccttCCGCTTCCGGGGCGCGGGacgggaggggggagggaacGGCGGGAGTCGGGGCGACGTGTCTTTGTGCTGCCAGGAGCCGCGTTGCGAGGGGAGGTCATG gagctggaggccaTGAGCAGATACACCAGCCCAGTGAACCCGGCCGTGTTCCCGCACCTCACCGTGGTGCTCCTGGCCATCGGCATGTTCTTCACCGCCTGGTTCTTCGT TTATGAGGTGACTTCTACCAAGTACACACGGGACATCTACAAGGAGCTGTTGATCTCCCTGGTGGCCTCGCTGTTCATGGGCTTTGGGGTCCTGTTCCTGCTGCTTTGGGTCGGTATCTACGTGTGA
- the FEN1 gene encoding flap endonuclease 1 produces MGIHGLAKLIADVAPAAIRENDIKAYFGRKVAIDASMSIYQFLIAVRQGAEVLQNEEGETTSHLMGMFYRTIRMVESGIKPVYVFDGKPPQLKSGELAKRTERRAEAEKHLHEAQEAGEENNIEKFSKRLVKVTQQHTDECKKLLMLMGIPYIEAPGEAEASCATLVKAGKVYAAATEDMDCLTFGSPVLMRHLTASEAKKLPVQEFHLNRILQDLDLTWEQFVDLCILLGCDYCESIRGIGPKRAVELIKQHKTIEKIVQHIDTKKYPLPENWLHKEAQKLFLEPDVVDPDAVELKWTEPNEEELIQFMCGEKQFNEERIRNGIKRLSKSRQGSTQGRLDDFFKVTGSITSAKRKEPESKGSAKKKAKTNNAAAAKFRKGR; encoded by the coding sequence ATGGGAATCCACGGCCTGGCCAAGCTCATCGCCGACGTGGCCCCAGCTGCCATCCGGGAGAACGACATTAAGGCTTACTTTGGTCGGAAGGTGGCTATTGATGCATCGATGAGCATCTACCAGTTCCTCATCGCGGTGCGGCAGGGAGCTGAGGTGCTGCAGAACGAGGAGGGTGAGACCACCAGCCATCTGATGGGCATGTTCTACCGCACCATCCGCATGGTGGAGAGCGGCATCAAGCCGGTCTATGTCTTCGACGGTAAGCCCCCTCAGCTGAAGTCAGGGGAGCTAGCAAAGCGGACGGAGCGCCGTGCTGAGGCGGAGAAGCATTTGCATGAAGCTCAAGAGGCCGGAGAGGAGAACAACATTGAGAAATTCAGCAAGAGACTGGTCAAGGTGACCCAGCAGCACACTGATGAATGCAAGAAGTTACTAATGCTGATGGGCATTCCTTATATTGAGGCACCAGGAGAGGCTGAAGCCAGCTGTGCCACCTTGGTGAAAGCTGGTAAGGTCTATGCAGCTGCTACTGAAGATATGGATTGCCTGACCTTTGGCAGTCCAGTACTGATGCGACACCTTACTGCTAGCGAGGCTAAGAAGTTACCAGTCCAAGAGTTTCACCTGAATCGTATTCTGCAAGATCTAGATCTGACCTGGGAACAGTTTGTGGACCTGTGTATTCTCCTGGGCTGTGACTACTGTGAGAGCATCCGTGGCATTGGACCTAAGCGTGCAGTTGAGCTCATCAAGCAACACAAAACTATTGAAAAGATCGTTCAGCACATAGATACCAAGAAGTATCCTCTGCCTGAGAACTGGTTGCACAAAGAGGCCCAGAAGCTCTTTCTAGAGCCAGATGTGGTAGACCCTGATGCTGTTGAACTGAAGTGGACTGAGCCAAATGAAGAAGAGCTCATCCAATTCATGTGTGGAGAGAAGCAGTTCAATGAAGAACGGATCCGCAATGGGATCAAAAGATTGAGCAAGAGCCGGCAAGGCAGCACCCAGGGCCGACTGGATGACTTCTTCAAGGTGACTGGCTCCATCACATCAGCCAAGCGCAAAGAGCCAGAATCCAAGGGATcagcaaagaagaaagcaaagaccaacaatgcagcagcagcaaagttcaGAAAGGGGAGATAA